One Persicobacter psychrovividus DNA window includes the following coding sequences:
- a CDS encoding ATP-binding protein translates to MEFRHKVSCSTNKLVELRGFVKHTLHTIGISDTMAYNLALAVDEVCANVMIHSHQCDAHDFIELTIRKKEGYIVFEIVDKHELGYDIENHQSVPVSILIEDKRKGGLGLQLVDKIMDRIEYFNLPPKHVYRLSKCI, encoded by the coding sequence ATGGAATTTCGGCATAAAGTCAGTTGTAGCACAAATAAGCTCGTTGAACTTCGTGGCTTTGTGAAACACACGCTTCACACTATTGGTATTTCTGATACAATGGCCTACAATTTAGCATTGGCTGTTGATGAGGTGTGCGCAAATGTAATGATACATTCGCACCAATGTGACGCGCATGATTTTATAGAATTGACGATCCGAAAAAAAGAAGGATACATCGTTTTTGAAATTGTAGATAAGCACGAGCTTGGCTATGATATTGAAAACCACCAATCGGTACCTGTTTCGATACTGATTGAAGACAAACGAAAAGGTGGCCTGGGTTTGCAGCTTGTCGATAAAATTATGGACAGGATTGAATACTTTAATTTGCCACCCAAACACGTTTACCGACTCTCCAAATGCATTTAA
- a CDS encoding peptidylprolyl isomerase, producing MKLKFFPLLLSSFIIFCVSGLSSRAYAQDAVVADKIIAKVDNYIVLKSELERAYLEYLSQGKMNSGMTKCKMLESLIVDKLMVAKAEIDSVEVSDDQVNGELDRRMAYFVQQVGGEEKIQEYYGKSVEDFKEELYDRVKEDITKQTMHHEITKDITVTPNEVRKFFRHIPQDSLPYYSTEVKLAQIVKDPKPNEEEEQVARETLLDIKKKVLAGGSFEEFAKKYSQDPGSGAFGGNLGWMSRGKLVPEYEEAAMTMKKGEISDPIKSDFGYHLIQLIDRRGNEFNSRHILIKPKVSDGDIEVAEHYLDSLRTLIVADSIKFEPTAKEESDDQHTANTGGYFTDQSDGNIVSVEALDPTIFFTIDTMKVGSVSKPIRYRKQDGTEAVRILYFSKKVAPHVANLKDDYLKIQQAALNKKQGDKVSKWFKTAKDDVFIQVADEYKDCGILDD from the coding sequence ATGAAATTGAAATTTTTCCCACTGCTGCTAAGTAGTTTCATTATTTTCTGCGTGAGTGGATTATCAAGCCGTGCCTATGCCCAAGATGCGGTAGTTGCGGATAAGATCATCGCAAAGGTGGATAACTATATTGTTTTGAAATCGGAATTGGAGCGTGCTTACCTGGAGTATCTTTCGCAAGGAAAGATGAATTCAGGAATGACCAAATGTAAGATGCTCGAGTCGTTGATCGTCGATAAATTGATGGTCGCTAAAGCGGAGATTGACTCTGTGGAGGTTTCTGATGATCAGGTTAATGGTGAACTGGATCGCCGTATGGCTTATTTTGTGCAACAAGTAGGTGGCGAAGAAAAAATTCAAGAGTATTACGGAAAGTCTGTTGAGGATTTCAAGGAGGAACTGTACGATCGTGTGAAAGAAGACATCACCAAGCAGACCATGCACCATGAAATCACCAAGGATATTACGGTAACCCCTAATGAGGTGCGTAAATTCTTCCGTCATATTCCACAGGATAGTTTACCTTACTATTCCACTGAAGTGAAACTGGCGCAGATTGTTAAAGACCCTAAGCCTAACGAGGAAGAAGAGCAAGTAGCGAGAGAGACTTTGCTCGATATTAAGAAGAAAGTTTTGGCGGGTGGTTCCTTTGAAGAATTTGCCAAAAAATATTCTCAAGATCCAGGATCAGGTGCCTTTGGAGGTAATTTGGGTTGGATGTCCCGGGGGAAATTGGTGCCTGAATACGAGGAAGCAGCCATGACCATGAAAAAGGGAGAAATTTCAGACCCTATAAAGTCTGATTTTGGTTATCACCTTATTCAGTTGATCGATCGCCGAGGGAATGAGTTTAACTCTCGCCATATTCTGATCAAACCAAAAGTATCAGATGGCGATATTGAAGTGGCTGAGCATTACCTGGACAGTCTGCGTACGCTCATCGTAGCCGATTCTATCAAATTTGAACCAACGGCTAAAGAGGAATCTGATGATCAGCACACCGCTAATACAGGTGGTTATTTCACAGATCAGTCTGATGGTAATATTGTCTCAGTAGAAGCCCTTGACCCAACAATTTTCTTTACCATTGATACCATGAAGGTTGGATCGGTTTCTAAACCAATTCGTTACCGTAAGCAAGATGGTACTGAAGCGGTAAGGATTTTGTATTTCAGTAAAAAGGTCGCGCCGCATGTTGCCAACCTTAAAGATGATTACCTTAAGATTCAGCAGGCTGCTTTGAATAAAAAGCAGGGTGATAAAGTTTCCAAATGGTTCAAGACGGCCAAGGATGATGTTTTCATTCAGGTAGCGGATGAATATAAAGATTGTGGAATTTTGGATGATTAA
- a CDS encoding peptidylprolyl isomerase, producing the protein MNVLRSTLLSLLFLSACQTFIATKSDEQSPLLKVGDKTVSSDAFIYAFEKSNKISDKPVTKEAVDEYLSSYIDFQRKVIAGEAAGIDTTQAFTKEYNQYIDQLAKPYLLSNQLNDSLVLAAYNRSKEEVSASHILIKVAQNASPEDTLKAYQKVMKIKAEFEAGASFDTLAKKYSEDPSAQRNNGYLGYFSTFQMVYPFEVAAYATPVGEVSAPVRTQFGYHLIYPKARRAARGQVKVAHIMIRTPQNSPEQVSAAENKIQVIYSMVKDGENWEALTRQFSDDPGSKNRGGELPWFGAGRMVPEFEKAAFSLKNKGEVCAPIKTTYGWHLVKLLDRKGVPPFEKMKEGIERKLRRAVADDQRKQMVVAKLAEKYQVKKVSDYDSLFKADSSAALVSVQGLPVYSSSLRQLLAAGNTAEHYQKWLQDTVFVMEKAHLSEEHPEYGFLSQEYHDGMVLFEIMEKKVWGKASKDSLGLVNYYQENKSKYKTAEQFDVVAFGAKDKALLSAVNTAMEGGMSVADISSDPAYKQIVTKNGQFSKQEFEVLNHLSNIVVGQVDSVTVDGWEWSVKINGVKAAEALPLEECRLKVMNDYQAKLEADWLSQLSKQYKVKVNKRELQKIYQQVL; encoded by the coding sequence ATGAATGTCCTAAGATCAACTTTGCTTTCACTGCTATTTCTGTCTGCCTGCCAGACCTTCATCGCGACTAAAAGTGATGAACAATCACCATTGCTGAAGGTCGGCGATAAGACGGTCTCCAGTGATGCCTTTATTTACGCTTTTGAAAAAAGTAATAAGATTTCTGATAAGCCTGTAACCAAAGAGGCCGTCGATGAATATTTGTCTTCCTATATCGATTTTCAGCGGAAAGTGATCGCTGGCGAAGCGGCGGGGATCGATACCACACAGGCATTTACTAAAGAATACAATCAGTATATTGACCAACTCGCTAAGCCATACCTTTTATCGAATCAGTTAAATGATTCCCTGGTGCTGGCAGCCTACAATCGCTCCAAAGAAGAAGTCAGTGCTTCGCATATCCTGATTAAAGTTGCGCAGAATGCCTCCCCAGAAGATACCCTTAAAGCGTATCAGAAGGTAATGAAGATTAAAGCGGAATTTGAGGCGGGAGCATCTTTTGATACTTTGGCAAAAAAGTATTCAGAAGATCCTTCAGCCCAGCGGAACAACGGCTATTTGGGCTATTTTTCAACTTTTCAGATGGTTTATCCTTTTGAAGTGGCAGCCTATGCCACTCCTGTCGGAGAGGTAAGTGCTCCCGTGCGCACCCAGTTTGGTTACCATTTGATTTACCCTAAAGCCCGACGTGCAGCACGTGGTCAGGTAAAAGTGGCGCATATCATGATCCGAACCCCACAGAATAGCCCTGAGCAGGTGTCTGCTGCCGAGAATAAAATTCAGGTGATTTACAGTATGGTAAAAGATGGTGAAAACTGGGAGGCACTCACCCGACAGTTTTCCGATGATCCTGGGTCAAAAAACAGAGGTGGGGAGTTGCCGTGGTTTGGCGCAGGGCGAATGGTACCCGAGTTTGAAAAGGCGGCTTTTTCATTGAAAAATAAAGGAGAGGTCTGTGCTCCAATAAAAACAACCTATGGCTGGCACTTGGTGAAGTTGTTGGACCGTAAGGGTGTTCCTCCTTTTGAAAAAATGAAGGAAGGCATTGAGCGAAAATTGCGCAGAGCTGTTGCGGATGATCAGCGCAAACAAATGGTGGTTGCAAAATTGGCCGAAAAATATCAGGTGAAAAAAGTGAGTGATTATGATAGCCTTTTTAAAGCGGACAGCTCAGCGGCATTGGTGAGTGTTCAGGGACTTCCAGTGTATTCATCATCATTACGTCAGTTATTGGCAGCGGGAAATACAGCGGAACATTACCAGAAATGGTTACAGGATACCGTTTTTGTGATGGAAAAAGCGCACTTGAGCGAAGAGCATCCTGAATATGGATTCCTGTCGCAGGAATACCACGACGGAATGGTGTTGTTCGAGATTATGGAAAAAAAGGTGTGGGGAAAAGCGTCCAAAGATTCTCTTGGTCTGGTAAATTATTATCAGGAGAATAAGTCAAAATACAAGACAGCGGAGCAGTTTGATGTTGTTGCGTTTGGTGCAAAAGATAAAGCGTTACTCTCGGCTGTAAATACGGCTATGGAAGGTGGAATGTCTGTTGCTGACATCAGTTCAGATCCTGCTTACAAACAAATTGTGACTAAAAATGGGCAGTTCAGCAAGCAAGAATTTGAGGTGCTGAATCATTTGTCGAACATTGTTGTCGGGCAAGTGGATTCGGTCACTGTCGACGGATGGGAATGGTCTGTGAAAATTAACGGAGTGAAGGCCGCTGAAGCATTACCTTTGGAGGAATGCAGACTGAAAGTGATGAATGATTACCAGGCTAAATTGGAAGCGGACTGGTTAAGCCAGCTTTCGAAGCAGTATAAAGTAAAAGTCAATAAGCGTGAACTACAGAAAATATATCAGCAAGTATTATAA
- a CDS encoding PP2C family protein-serine/threonine phosphatase → MPSDKYIVRLSLFIAIAAWVGMSFADLAIGHNDPLGVGFRLDKQLPEMFLVLFTFSAYIFFRYQTASSERIQIQELLWRMFVTGLSATIIALVIFFFLETDIGKSWESNVLFDAFTGHVVLGLSLLFLISSFSVSKRLVLYQKSRTLLFIWRLFEYSLLVGLVMSVFLPFEMKGFQLVYLAYLLVLAVILSINMKWVAYLDSGQKWRSILLILLTIAYLVYFVRVNYFSHIESQVNLDVVEFPSLIATTFFIALYLVFSLLVTLFNLPTSSVFEQKLKEAINFSRLAERISGSTPEQIYEILLDSSASTVAASAAWLEIKIDNDDATYSTRHGISEDGVMELKEGFIDQQKVELICNRHLSKSLIPIKNTLKLGHYDYRSLMVCPILIKDKVVATMYLLKDVADGFNKEMEDIVMTFINQATVSLENFRLMSNALENERFREEIKIARRVQRSLLPQNDLGNEFFDLACFSKAADQVGGDYYDFHQLDDHRYAMIVADVSGKGTSAAFYMAQMKGVFHSLFNIGVQPVDYLDIANDALSRCLDKSTFITATLLLIDTKRRRVDYARAGHCPTLVYKKETQQAEYLEDRGIGLGLIRGKNQFRNFIDNNTFTYEQGDVLFLYTDGIVEAHNDARQEFGFDHLKRLVQSYAEYDVNKIQDVVIEGLYSFCDDHPPNDDYTTMVVKFK, encoded by the coding sequence ATGCCTTCAGATAAATATATAGTAAGATTAAGCTTATTTATAGCAATTGCCGCTTGGGTGGGGATGTCTTTTGCCGACTTGGCAATAGGGCATAACGATCCTTTGGGGGTCGGCTTTAGGCTTGATAAGCAGTTGCCAGAAATGTTTTTGGTGCTTTTTACTTTCAGTGCCTATATTTTCTTTCGATATCAAACAGCCTCTTCAGAGCGAATTCAGATCCAGGAGTTGCTGTGGCGAATGTTCGTTACGGGATTATCAGCGACCATCATTGCCTTGGTCATTTTCTTTTTTCTTGAAACCGATATCGGGAAGTCATGGGAATCCAATGTGCTATTCGATGCTTTTACAGGGCATGTGGTTTTAGGCCTGTCCTTGTTATTCCTCATTTCCTCGTTTTCTGTTTCCAAACGCTTAGTGCTTTATCAGAAGTCGAGAACCCTCCTGTTCATTTGGCGACTGTTTGAGTACAGTTTGTTAGTGGGATTGGTCATGAGTGTTTTCTTGCCTTTTGAAATGAAAGGCTTTCAGCTGGTGTATCTGGCATATCTATTGGTGTTGGCCGTGATATTGTCGATCAACATGAAGTGGGTTGCTTATCTTGACTCTGGTCAAAAATGGCGAAGCATATTACTGATCCTATTGACCATCGCCTATTTGGTCTATTTCGTGCGGGTGAATTACTTTTCACATATAGAAAGTCAGGTCAATCTTGATGTTGTGGAATTCCCTTCGCTTATCGCTACAACATTCTTTATTGCATTATATCTTGTATTCTCATTGCTGGTGACCTTGTTCAACCTTCCGACTTCCTCGGTGTTTGAGCAAAAGTTAAAAGAGGCCATCAATTTCAGTCGTTTGGCAGAACGAATCTCAGGATCTACTCCCGAACAAATTTATGAGATCCTGCTCGACTCCAGCGCCAGTACAGTGGCGGCAAGTGCTGCATGGCTGGAAATAAAAATTGACAACGATGATGCGACTTACAGCACTCGTCACGGAATTAGTGAAGATGGCGTGATGGAACTGAAAGAAGGTTTCATCGATCAGCAGAAGGTAGAACTCATTTGTAACCGCCACCTGTCAAAATCACTCATCCCGATTAAAAATACCCTGAAGCTGGGGCATTATGATTATCGGTCGCTGATGGTGTGCCCCATCCTGATCAAGGATAAAGTGGTGGCCACTATGTATCTTTTGAAAGATGTCGCGGACGGCTTTAATAAAGAAATGGAGGACATTGTAATGACCTTTATTAATCAGGCGACAGTTTCTTTGGAGAATTTCCGACTGATGAGTAATGCGTTGGAAAATGAGCGTTTCAGGGAAGAAATAAAAATTGCACGGCGCGTTCAGCGAAGTCTGTTGCCGCAAAATGATTTAGGAAATGAATTTTTCGACTTGGCCTGCTTCTCCAAAGCGGCAGATCAGGTGGGTGGGGATTATTACGATTTTCATCAGTTGGATGATCACCGGTATGCCATGATTGTGGCTGACGTTTCGGGTAAAGGAACTTCCGCAGCCTTCTATATGGCACAGATGAAGGGAGTGTTTCACTCCTTGTTTAATATTGGTGTTCAGCCTGTTGATTATCTCGATATCGCCAATGATGCCCTCAGTCGTTGTCTCGATAAATCCACTTTTATTACCGCAACTTTACTGTTAATAGATACGAAAAGAAGAAGGGTCGATTATGCTCGGGCAGGACATTGCCCAACGCTGGTTTATAAAAAAGAAACGCAACAGGCGGAGTATTTAGAGGACCGAGGCATAGGTTTGGGGCTTATCAGGGGAAAAAATCAGTTCCGAAATTTTATCGACAATAACACCTTCACTTATGAGCAAGGGGATGTTTTGTTTTTGTATACCGATGGTATTGTAGAGGCACATAACGATGCAAGGCAAGAGTTTGGTTTTGACCATCTTAAACGGCTCGTGCAGTCGTATGCGGAGTATGATGTGAATAAAATTCAGGATGTGGTGATCGAAGGATTATATTCTTTTTGTGACGATCATCCGCCAAATGATGACTACACAACAATGGTCGTCAAGTTTAAATAA
- a CDS encoding STAS domain-containing protein has translation MVEIRKSQEDDKYIIEVIGEVDASSSIHLDTAIEDAFAENKKKVMVDLSRLTYISSAGLGVFMSYLQTINSEDIGFVLYGPDPKVKGTFSILGLDQLITIVDNQKQAKAILDGISA, from the coding sequence ATGGTAGAGATACGTAAATCGCAGGAGGATGATAAATATATCATTGAGGTGATTGGGGAAGTGGATGCCAGTTCGTCCATTCATCTTGATACCGCTATTGAAGACGCCTTTGCAGAAAATAAGAAAAAAGTGATGGTAGATTTAAGTCGCCTAACTTATATCTCATCGGCAGGTCTCGGTGTATTTATGTCCTATCTTCAGACAATCAACAGTGAAGACATTGGTTTTGTATTGTATGGCCCAGACCCGAAGGTGAAAGGGACATTCTCAATATTAGGATTAGACCAATTGATTACTATTGTTGACAATCAAAAGCAAGCAAAAGCAATTTTAGATGGAATTTCGGCATAA
- a CDS encoding peptidyl-prolyl cis-trans isomerase — MNYRKYISKYYKIWGGCILLQLSSCQYFNPKESGVGQRIVVATVGDKQLHLEDLNDGSLHRGTDKDSVENLHRLANAWVKHQLLIQQAESEGIDLSEINRRVEAYRKSLLVYEFKKRYVRRHMQSNVSESEIDDYFTKNKANFELKQNIVRGTFVQLPKSSPQLKNFRKWFRSSKSADQDKLKAYCFQYATNYALDEEQWVAFDELVKNTPFGEVENKGNFLKKNTFAERSTDEMIYFLKIKEFRGLEEVPPLSFVREQVADIVRNKRKVELLKNLEKEIYNRAERNHEIEIFPTAAK, encoded by the coding sequence GTGAACTACAGAAAATATATCAGCAAGTATTATAAAATTTGGGGCGGTTGTATTCTTTTACAGCTTTCTTCCTGTCAGTACTTCAACCCGAAGGAGTCAGGTGTTGGGCAGCGTATTGTTGTTGCGACGGTAGGAGATAAACAATTGCACCTTGAAGACCTAAACGATGGCAGTTTACATCGGGGGACTGATAAGGATAGTGTCGAAAATTTACATCGTCTTGCAAATGCCTGGGTGAAGCATCAGCTGCTTATTCAGCAGGCAGAATCCGAGGGGATTGACCTGTCGGAAATAAACCGAAGGGTGGAAGCTTACCGCAAATCCTTGTTGGTTTATGAGTTTAAAAAGCGATATGTACGCCGACATATGCAATCAAATGTTTCAGAATCGGAGATAGACGATTATTTTACAAAAAATAAAGCTAACTTTGAGTTGAAGCAAAATATCGTGCGCGGAACCTTCGTTCAGTTGCCCAAGTCGTCGCCACAGCTGAAAAATTTCAGGAAGTGGTTTCGGTCGAGTAAATCAGCGGATCAGGACAAACTGAAAGCCTATTGTTTTCAATATGCGACAAATTATGCCCTGGACGAGGAACAATGGGTCGCGTTTGATGAATTGGTAAAAAATACTCCCTTTGGAGAGGTTGAAAACAAGGGCAATTTCCTTAAAAAGAATACCTTTGCAGAACGATCTACCGACGAAATGATTTATTTCTTAAAAATTAAGGAATTTAGAGGTTTGGAGGAAGTACCACCATTGTCATTTGTTCGAGAGCAGGTGGCGGATATTGTCAGGAACAAACGAAAGGTGGAGTTGCTGAAAAATTTAGAAAAAGAAATATATAATCGAGCTGAAAGGAATCATGAAATTGAAATTTTTCCCACTGCTGCTAAGTAG